Proteins co-encoded in one Quercus robur chromosome 8, dhQueRobu3.1, whole genome shotgun sequence genomic window:
- the LOC126695972 gene encoding uncharacterized protein LOC126695972, with product MSDPFLSREEEAELVRSNKKVKNVSHAEFDGHMNEDQATFAGMRSITRHPLSFKDRLVGEIPGAYSQAFNFTEAIDVEKESNSEITDLRDGLITVKFSKEQKRRFRSPWSKALIVKVFGRYVGFSFLHARLMSLWKPVGKIDCVGLGNDFVLVRFAVKDDCEAVLKNGPWFIGGNFLSIRPWVPDFNPSEAGISSVAVWVRLNELPIEYYDVEALQIIGNAIGRVLRIDTHTVNESKGRFARLCIQVDIEKPLITAILIGGREKPVSYEGIQRLCFSCGRIGHRRKSCPYTVREDQTRKKEAASSGTNSVKPKETETCKGTPGLCEGTAKDTPNDVYGPWVVVTRKRGGNKATRKDGPTDQNTFKNMGSLKNGPSDKLKREGKRKVSVDHSLSEAHMQKTVQPIAKGPENLSQCSNKESNGFKNPGLMFSPSRGFNSEALFTFNSSKDQSQQEVSCFKGQEIKEMQNLRENEMKEDKRKEGAHPTSSLQISSELEGGIKALEVPEEENMQVKVKERPNGGGGATDQMELEEGEAAEYAA from the exons ATGAGTGACCCTTTTCTCTCTAGAGAGGAAGAAGCGGAGTTAGTCCGCAGTAACAAAAAAGTGAAGAACGTCAGCCACGCTGAGTTCGACGGCCATATGAATGAAGATCAAGCCACCTTTGCAGGCATGCGTAGCATTACCAGACACCCCTTGTCCTTTAAGGATAGATTGGTGGGTGAAATACCTGGGGCATATTCCCAAGCTTTCAACTTTACTGAAGCTATAGATGTTGAGAAGGAGTCAAATTCAGAGATAACAGATCTTCGTGATGGTCTTATCACCGTCAAGTTCTCTAAAGAACAGAAACGTCGATTCCGTTCTCCGTGGAGTAAAGCTCTCATTGTGAAAGTTTTTGGCAGGTAtgtgggtttttcttttctccacGCTAGGCTCATGTCCTTATGGAAGCCAGTGGGAAAAATTGATTGCGTTGGCTTGGGTAATGATTTTGTCCTAGTCCGTTTTGCAGTAAAAGATGATTGTGAGGCTGTTCTTAAGAATGGACCTTGGTTCATTGGAGGAAATTTCTTATCTATAAGACCTTGGGTTCCAGATTTTAATCCTTCAGAGGCGGGTATATCCTCAGTTGCAGTTTGGGTGAGATTGAATGAGCTACCTATCGAGTATTATGATGTTGAGGCCCTTCAGATCATTGGCAATGCGATTGGTAGAGTTCTAAGGATAGATACCCATACAGTGAATGAATCTAAGGGCAGGTTTGCTCGCCTCTGTATACAGGTTGACATTGAAAAACCTTTGATTACTGCGATTCTCATTGGTGGACGAGAGAAGCCTGTCAGTTATGAGGGTATTCAACGGCTCTGTTTTTCCTGTGGAAGAATAGGCCACCGCCGGAAGAGCTGTCCGTATACGGTGCGGGAAGATCAGACACGGAAGAAGGAG GCTGCCAGCTCAGGTACGAATTCGGTTAAGCCTAAGGAGACAGAGACGTGCAAGGGAACGCCAGGATTGTGTGAAGGTACGGCTAAGGACACCCCCAATGATGTGTACGGCCCCTGGGTTGTTGTGACACGGAAAAGAGGTGGGAACAAAGCGACAAGGAAAGATGGTCCCACTGACCAAAATACGTTTAAGAATATGGGCTCACTAAAAAATGGGCCTAGTGACAAGCTTAAACGGGAAGGGAAGAGGAAGGTGTCAGTGGATCATAGCCTAAGTGAGGCCCACATGCAAAAAACGGTGCAGCCAATTGCAAAAGGCCCGGAGAATTTGAGTCAGTGTTCCAATAAGGAGAGCAATGGGTTTAAGAACCCAGGATTAATGTTTAGCCCTTCA CGTGGCTTTAACTCTGAAGCTTTGTTCACCTTCAATTCTTCGAAGGATCAATCTCAACAAGAGGTAAGCTGTTTCAAAGGGCAAGAGATTAAGGAAATGCAAAATTTGCGAGAGAATGAGATGAAAGAGGATAAGAGAAAGGAAGGTGCTCATCCAACGTCTAGCTTGCAAATTTCAAGTGAGTTAGAAGGGGGTATAAAGGCATTAGAGGTGCCAGAGGAGGAGAATATGCAAGTTAAGGTCAAGGAAAGACCGAATGGAGGAGGTGGAGCGACCGATCAAATGGAGCTCGAGGAAGGAGAAGCAGCCGAGTATGCTGCCTGA
- the LOC126695973 gene encoding uncharacterized protein LOC126695973 — translation MNIVVWNCRGALKPKFQSHVQELVRCHDPTLLMVMETRVGGDRARDVTDRLPFDGVFHAETIGRKGGLWLLWYSDRVEVELLASSEQEIHATVKVRTSNSKWLFSAVYASPRSVERHILWNNLSNVAELHNMPWVIAGDFNEPFSGDDKFGGRVVSSNRSLLFKECLDNCNMVDLGFSGPRFTWTNRRKVQNLIQERIDRFFVNPEWCVLFPEARITHLTRCHSDHCPVLLETKPQNRVRLNRPFKFQKFWLADMSFPRVVDQAWNQSSHLEEAIDKFMVKVNDWNRDQFGNIFFKKNRIQARLNGVQRAMAIQPSSSLVELENNLLKELEIILNQEHELWALKSRVNWMVQGDRNTAFYHVSTLVRRNRNRITAIKNSVGD, via the coding sequence ATGAATATAGTAGTTTGGAACTGTAGGGGTGCTCTGAAGCCCAAATTTCAGAGTCATGTGCAGGAGCTTGTTCGGTGTCATGATCCGACTTTGTTAATGGTTATGGAGACCCGTGTGGGTGGAGATAGAGCTCGTGATGTAACTGATCGGCTCCCATTTGACGGTGTATTTCATGCTGAAACGATTGGTCGAAAAGGGGGGCTATGGCTTCTCTGGTATTCAGATAGAGTGGAGGTGGAGCTACTAGCAAGTTCTGAACAAGAAATTCATGCTACAGTCAAGGTACGTACCTCTAATTCTAAATGGTTGTTCTCTGCTGTCTATGCTAGTCCTAGGAGTGTGGAGAGGCATATTTTGTGGAATAATTTGTCGAATGTAGCTGAGTTGCATAACATGCCATGGGTTATTgctggggattttaatgaacctTTCTCTGGTGATGATAAGTTTGGAGGTAGAGTGGTTAGTTCAAACCGGTCTTTATTGTTTAAAGAATGCTTAGATAATTGTAATATGGTGGATTTAGGCTTCTCTGGTCCAAGGTTCACATGGACTAATCGAAGAAAAGTGCAAAATCTCATCCAAGAGAGAATCGAcagattctttgtcaacccggAGTGGTGTGTCCTTTTTCCAGAAGCAAGAATAACGCATCTCACTAGATGCCACTCCGATCATTGTCCGGTCCTTCTTGAAACTAAACCGCAGAACAGGGTGCGGCTAAACCGccctttcaagtttcaaaagttcTGGCTGGCAGATATGTCCTTTCCCAGAGTGGTAGATCAGGCCTGGAATCAGTCTTCTCATCTTGAGGAGGCTATTGATAAATTTATGGTTAAGGTCAATGATTGGAATAGAGATcagtttggaaatattttcttcaagaaaaacCGCATACAAGCCCGTTTGAATGGTGTTCAGCGGGCTATGGCCATTCAGCCTTCTAGCTCTCTTGTAGAGCTCGAGAATAACCTCCTCAAGGAGTTAGAGATTATTTTGAATCAAGAGCATGAGTTGTGGGCTCTTAAGTCTCGAGTAAATTGGATGGTCCAAGGGGATCGAAATACTGCATTCTACCACGTTTCGACGCTAGTGAGAAGGAACAGAAATCGTATTACTGCTATTAAAAATAGTGTTGGTGACTAG
- the LOC126694853 gene encoding uncharacterized protein LOC126694853, producing the protein MDSLKDRVIINESKSKKKNDNNNNNKKYSNMNNNTTTTTKKKKKFLLCFKPMTMDGLEEDLVFKYFAVEEKEGMLFPVISKPSMAPDKKEAQEEEEEEEKGGGRRKNGRNVKLSKFLKAVFTGTFLAKQLKKRKLGESSFRSETIIAEKGVKTINSVNKDSLKQDDDNPRINSNISSCSRRSSAFTATTMCSSSSSSSSTSNSRSMSQRCNSFESTLTGSNSQNEQDNNGSKQRQDKNNNNVQKHEKRSCGFYIGFCLPLICLLVLIFWGKIFAILCTSMGFFMVRWSSRCALPLPKVGIKSSEFDSDERKKKVIMEGLLKRDRAHEL; encoded by the exons ATGGATTCCCTTAAGGACAGAGTAATAATTAACGAAAgcaaaagcaagaaaaagaacgacaacaacaacaacaacaagaaataTAGCAACATGaacaacaacaccaccaccaccacgaagaagaagaagaagttctTGCTGTGCTTTAAACCTATGACCATGGATGGTCTTGAAGAGGATCTTGTTTTCAAGTATTTTGCTGTGGAAGAGAAGGAGGGCATGTTGTTCCCCGTGATATCAAAGCCATCTATGGCACCGGATAAAAAAGAAgcacaagaagaagaagaagaagaagaaaaaggcgGTGGCCGGAGAAAGAATGGCAGGAATGTTAAGCTTTCGAAGTTTTTGAAAGCAGTTTTTACTGGGACTTTCTTG GCAAAGCAActtaagaaaagaaagcttGGGGAAAGCTCCTTTCGATCAGAAAccattattgcagaaaaggGTGTTAAAACCATAAACTCGGTGAATAAAGATTCATTGAAACAAGATGATGACAACCCTagaataaattcaaatatttcctCTTGTTCACGTCGTTCTTCTGCGTTTACTGCAACCACCATgtgttcttcatcttcttcatcatcaagtaCTTCCAATTCGAGGTCTATGTCTCAACGATGCAACTCGTTTGAATCAACTTTAACTGGGTCTAATAGTCAGAATGAGCAGGACAATAATGGGTCTAAGCAGAGGCAggacaagaataataataatgtccaaaaacatgaaaaaaggAGTTGTGGTTTTTACATTGGTTTTTGTTTGCCTCTTATTTGTCTGttggttttgatattttgggGTAAGATTTTTGCAATTTTGTGTACTTCAATGGGGTTTTTCATGGTTCGTTGGAGCAGTAGATGTGCTTTGCCTTTGCCTAAAGTTGGGATAAAGTCTTCGGAATTTGACTCGGATGAGCGTAAGAAGAAGGTCATCATGGAAGGACTGTTGAAAAGGGACCGAGCTCACGAATTATAG